Proteins co-encoded in one Arsenicicoccus dermatophilus genomic window:
- a CDS encoding ABC transporter ATP-binding protein, with the protein MSGGAAVATRDLTWLPHGLDAPVLDRVSLQVAPGERVLLAGASGSGKSTLLRALAGVLEETGGGALTGSVQVTDGAVAPGLVEGMAGTGAAAAPPPAQAGLLLQDPADAVVARTVGRDVAFGPECAGAPRPEIWQRVRSALRAVGFPYAEDHETRALSGGEAQRLALAGVLALRPGLLLLDEPCSMLDPCAAAEVRAAVAEAVATSGATLVVVEHRLAPWTDLCERLVVLGDRGQVVADGPLAATLAAQAEHLTRLGLWVPGAPAPTPAAVELPLVTPVRPAGLEVEVAEHERQTQPGLASWQVERLPVVVLEDVELAASPGELVALTGASGAGKSTLLALAAGLDEPTRGLARLDGVDGPPNAADGPDLAAVVGWVPQRPELPLVARTVLDEAQVTARALGQDLDAVERRARALLAVVGLTDRLDADPHHLSGGEQRRLGLVAALVHGPGVLLLDEPTVGQDRQTWAAVTGLAHAAARAGTTVVAATHDRLLVGGATREVALPRPDRQPRDPRRRGQGLAPHASPLPLLLLLLVAAVVGLAIPSVAAGLTLLAAELAALVALCGLRWPQPLLRLGPLVVAAVSLWWSGWAWSEHHDALAAALAPLRMTTAALPGVLVGAYLEPFTLGDHLCQRLRLPARPVVAAVVALQRFDELRATASELRAVRRVRAVAGGRGVLAPVRDAAASTFVLLVLALRQAGRTAVAMEARGFSSVVVRQGRRTWAEPARRGRGDLGVLLVTLVVAAVGVLGHLR; encoded by the coding sequence ATGAGCGGCGGGGCCGCCGTCGCGACGCGGGACCTGACCTGGCTGCCGCACGGCCTGGACGCGCCGGTCCTGGACCGGGTGTCCCTGCAGGTGGCGCCGGGGGAGCGGGTGCTGCTCGCGGGTGCGTCGGGCTCGGGCAAGTCCACGCTGCTGCGCGCGCTGGCGGGGGTGCTGGAGGAGACCGGCGGCGGGGCGCTGACCGGGTCGGTCCAGGTGACCGACGGTGCCGTGGCTCCCGGCCTGGTCGAGGGCATGGCCGGCACCGGTGCGGCCGCTGCGCCGCCGCCGGCGCAGGCCGGGCTGCTGCTGCAGGACCCCGCCGACGCCGTCGTCGCCCGCACCGTCGGCCGCGACGTGGCCTTCGGCCCGGAGTGCGCCGGGGCGCCGCGCCCCGAGATCTGGCAGCGGGTGCGGTCGGCGCTGCGGGCGGTCGGGTTCCCGTATGCCGAGGACCACGAGACCCGCGCCCTGTCCGGGGGCGAGGCCCAGCGGCTGGCGCTCGCGGGCGTGCTCGCCCTGCGCCCCGGCCTGCTCCTGCTCGACGAACCCTGCTCGATGCTCGACCCCTGCGCCGCCGCCGAGGTGCGGGCGGCCGTGGCCGAGGCGGTGGCCACCTCGGGCGCCACGCTCGTCGTCGTGGAGCACCGCCTGGCCCCCTGGACCGACCTGTGCGAGCGGCTCGTGGTGCTGGGCGACCGGGGTCAGGTGGTCGCGGACGGGCCGCTCGCGGCGACGCTGGCCGCGCAGGCCGAGCACCTGACGCGTCTCGGGCTGTGGGTGCCCGGCGCCCCGGCACCCACGCCGGCGGCGGTGGAACTCCCGCTGGTCACGCCCGTCCGCCCCGCCGGCCTCGAGGTCGAGGTCGCCGAGCACGAGCGCCAGACCCAGCCGGGACTCGCCTCCTGGCAGGTCGAGCGCCTGCCGGTGGTGGTGCTGGAGGACGTCGAGCTGGCCGCCTCGCCCGGTGAGCTCGTCGCGCTGACCGGCGCCTCCGGGGCGGGCAAGTCCACCCTGCTCGCGCTCGCCGCAGGCCTCGACGAGCCCACGCGCGGCCTGGCCCGCCTCGACGGGGTCGACGGCCCGCCGAACGCTGCTGACGGCCCCGACCTCGCCGCCGTCGTCGGCTGGGTCCCGCAGCGCCCCGAGCTGCCCCTCGTCGCCCGCACCGTGCTGGACGAGGCCCAGGTCACCGCCCGCGCCCTGGGCCAGGACCTCGATGCCGTCGAGCGCCGCGCCCGTGCCCTGCTCGCCGTGGTCGGGCTGACCGACCGCCTCGACGCCGACCCGCACCACCTGTCCGGCGGCGAGCAGCGCCGCCTCGGGCTGGTCGCCGCCCTGGTCCACGGCCCCGGCGTGCTCCTGCTGGACGAGCCCACCGTCGGGCAGGACCGGCAGACCTGGGCCGCCGTGACCGGGCTCGCGCACGCCGCCGCCCGCGCCGGCACCACCGTCGTGGCCGCCACCCACGACCGGCTCCTCGTCGGCGGCGCCACCCGCGAGGTCGCCCTCCCGCGCCCCGACCGGCAACCCCGCGATCCCCGACGACGCGGCCAAGGACTGGCCCCGCACGCCTCCCCGCTGCCACTCCTGCTGCTCCTGCTCGTGGCCGCGGTGGTAGGTCTGGCCATACCGTCGGTCGCGGCCGGTCTGACGCTCCTCGCCGCGGAGCTCGCGGCCCTGGTCGCGCTGTGCGGACTGCGCTGGCCGCAGCCGTTGTTGCGCCTGGGGCCGCTGGTCGTGGCCGCGGTCTCCCTGTGGTGGTCGGGCTGGGCCTGGTCGGAGCACCACGACGCCCTCGCCGCAGCCCTGGCACCCCTGCGGATGACGACGGCGGCGCTGCCGGGCGTGCTGGTCGGCGCCTACCTGGAGCCCTTCACCCTGGGCGACCACCTCTGCCAGCGGTTGCGGCTGCCCGCCCGGCCCGTGGTGGCCGCGGTGGTGGCGCTGCAGCGCTTCGACGAGCTGCGGGCCACGGCGTCCGAGCTGCGGGCGGTGCGCCGGGTGCGGGCGGTGGCCGGTGGCCGCGGGGTGCTCGCGCCGGTGCGGGACGCGGCGGCGTCGACCTTCGTGCTGCTCGTCCTCGCGCTGCGCCAGGCCGGTCGTACGGCGGTGGCGATGGAGGCGCGGGGCTTCTCCTCCGTCGTCGTCCGACAGGGCCGGCGGACCTGGGCGGAGCCCGCTCGTAGGGGCCGAGGCGACCTGGGGGTGCTGCTGGTGACCCTCGTCGTGGCTGCGGTGGGGGTGCTCGGCCACCTGCGCTGA
- a CDS encoding ECF transporter S component produces the protein MATTTRPTDATGTRSTWSVLARRPLTGWRGIDLVVGAVLAVAMGVAFWAWDNSLYHLVEGPAAVYAPIGSLVLGVWLLPAVAGALLVRRPGAALYVELIAATVETLLGNKWAALVMLSALLQGLGVELAMAVWRWRRFDLLTAVLGGVLAAVLEICCYEWWQYVPQLAPVHKLVYLALGMISGAVIAGLGAGALVRALARSGAVDAFPPAQEAREARRTA, from the coding sequence ATGGCGACCACCACCCGCCCCACCGACGCGACGGGCACCCGCTCGACGTGGTCCGTCCTCGCCCGCCGCCCCCTCACGGGCTGGCGCGGCATCGACCTCGTCGTCGGCGCCGTCCTCGCCGTGGCCATGGGCGTGGCCTTCTGGGCCTGGGACAACTCGCTCTACCACCTCGTCGAGGGGCCCGCCGCGGTCTATGCGCCGATCGGCTCGCTCGTGCTCGGAGTCTGGCTGCTGCCCGCGGTGGCCGGTGCCCTGCTGGTCCGGCGGCCGGGGGCGGCGCTCTACGTCGAGCTGATCGCCGCGACCGTGGAGACGCTGCTCGGCAACAAGTGGGCCGCGCTGGTGATGCTGTCCGCGCTGCTGCAGGGCCTGGGCGTGGAGCTCGCGATGGCGGTGTGGCGCTGGCGCCGCTTCGACCTGCTCACGGCCGTGCTCGGTGGCGTCCTGGCGGCCGTCCTGGAGATCTGCTGCTACGAGTGGTGGCAGTACGTCCCGCAGCTCGCGCCGGTCCACAAGCTCGTCTACCTCGCCCTCGGGATGATCTCCGGCGCGGTGATCGCCGGTCTCGGAGCCGGCGCGCTGGTCCGGGCGCTGGCGCGGTCCGGCGCGGTCGACGCCTTCCCGCCCGCCCAGGAGGCCCGCGAGGCGCGACGCACCGCATGA
- a CDS encoding DUF4235 domain-containing protein, whose translation MGPNLWKLIGTGAAALAGVVANKIVNTSWQKATGKEAPSDPTNPEVDWKEALAFAALSGVVMGVARLVAQRQTAKGYVAAVKRQSKDIGEVDLQAQADISSNRA comes from the coding sequence ATGGGACCTAACCTCTGGAAGCTCATCGGCACCGGGGCCGCCGCGCTCGCCGGTGTCGTCGCCAACAAGATCGTCAACACCAGCTGGCAGAAGGCCACGGGCAAGGAGGCTCCCTCCGACCCCACCAACCCCGAGGTCGACTGGAAGGAAGCGCTCGCCTTCGCGGCGCTGTCCGGCGTCGTCATGGGCGTCGCCCGCCTCGTCGCCCAGCGCCAGACCGCCAAGGGCTACGTCGCCGCGGTGAAGCGTCAGAGCAAGGACATCGGTGAGGTCGACCTCCAGGCCCAGGCCGACATCAGCAGCAACCGCGCCTGA
- a CDS encoding NUDIX domain-containing protein, with amino-acid sequence MPRTSAGLLPYRHTADGLEVLVGHMGGPFWARKDAGAWSIVKGEVEPGETDLEAVARREVAEELGVPAPPGPWLDLGQVRQSGGKVVQAYAVAAPDLALVSCTEVEMEWPRGSGRVIRFPELDRAEWLTLPAARERLVAGQRPLLDLLQDRLGQGPQA; translated from the coding sequence ATGCCTCGCACCAGCGCCGGACTGCTGCCCTATCGCCACACCGCCGACGGGCTCGAGGTCCTGGTCGGCCACATGGGTGGCCCCTTCTGGGCGCGCAAGGACGCCGGCGCCTGGTCGATCGTCAAGGGCGAGGTGGAGCCCGGGGAGACCGACCTGGAGGCCGTGGCCCGCCGCGAGGTCGCCGAGGAGCTCGGGGTGCCCGCCCCGCCCGGCCCCTGGCTCGACCTCGGCCAGGTCCGCCAGTCCGGCGGCAAGGTCGTCCAGGCGTATGCCGTGGCCGCGCCCGACCTCGCGCTGGTGTCCTGCACCGAGGTCGAGATGGAGTGGCCGCGCGGGTCCGGCCGGGTCATCCGCTTCCCCGAGCTCGACCGGGCCGAGTGGCTGACCCTCCCGGCCGCCCGCGAGCGCCTGGTCGCCGGGCAGCGACCGCTGCTGGACCTGCTGCAGGACCGCCTCGGGCAAGGTCCCCAGGCATGA
- a CDS encoding FtsX-like permease family protein, translating into MTSISLAAADVRGQGRRLVSVLVAIAVSVAFITACLALSDSLTSRLTRDVRATVGASAVVVTGPGRDGTVPPALVEQLRAAHPDTEVRPVATGFVRQLVGGREAFLALRSVPRLSPTTTLEAGRLPAAGEIALAADVARSRGLAIGQVVRLKPLPDGQVRDLRLVGLVHPGADAVDATGNPWGFLPERDLWTLTGTTGYRAVHAGNGATDAARLKAAVAALPAAKSLTVRTGAEERDARIADLGSEVAVITSALLVFAIIATFVAMLVIANTFAILVAQRTRRLALLRCIGGERRQVRGSVVVEAVLVGVVGSLVGVGLGLALAAGAVRLSAGTPLDLGGLTAAPATVLVPPVVGVLVTVVAALAPARAATRVTPLAALRPQPASRGRRVARTRLVLGALGAVAGTVLLVLGARAHSMALGVPGGLVSFVGIMLLAPVVVPALAALVGGLPARLWGVPGALAVDNSRRNPARAAATASALLVGVTLITTTTVAAASATRSGNEALDRRYPVDATVQAAKGLTTADLATVRRSRVVEQAALVTRLHPTLSIAGRDPQAEDVTGITPEAVQVSRRAPSLAGLDDGTVLLTPQTGARTGDRVRLTQGGRTLELRAHVSDEHPSTPVVTGATARRLDPAAPAVAWVRLVPTSDAAATAERLATDTAQIPGSQTASVAGQRAELQRVMDTTLTVVTGLLAFSVLIALVGIGNTLGLSVLERTQESGLLRALGLERRQLRAMLGLEALTLAGVGTLVGLALGVGYGVAAAHAALGGDLTVAIDVPWARLALVAGVALAAGWAASVIPAHRAARVSPSAALAAD; encoded by the coding sequence ATGACCTCGATCTCCTTGGCAGCAGCCGACGTCCGCGGCCAGGGCCGCCGCCTGGTCAGCGTGCTGGTGGCCATCGCGGTGTCCGTCGCCTTCATCACCGCCTGTCTCGCGCTGAGCGACTCGCTCACCTCGCGGCTCACCCGCGACGTCCGCGCCACCGTCGGCGCCAGCGCGGTGGTGGTCACCGGCCCCGGGCGGGACGGCACGGTCCCCCCGGCCCTCGTCGAGCAGCTGCGCGCCGCCCACCCCGACACCGAGGTGCGCCCCGTGGCCACGGGATTCGTGCGGCAGCTGGTCGGCGGGCGAGAGGCCTTCCTCGCGCTGCGGTCGGTGCCCCGCCTGAGCCCCACCACGACGCTGGAGGCCGGTCGCCTGCCCGCCGCCGGCGAGATCGCCCTCGCGGCGGACGTCGCCCGCTCCCGCGGTCTCGCGATCGGGCAGGTCGTGCGGCTCAAGCCGCTGCCCGACGGCCAGGTTCGCGACCTGCGCCTCGTCGGCCTGGTCCACCCCGGCGCCGACGCCGTGGACGCGACCGGCAATCCCTGGGGCTTCCTGCCCGAGCGAGACCTGTGGACCCTCACCGGGACGACCGGCTACCGCGCCGTGCATGCCGGGAACGGCGCCACCGACGCCGCTCGCCTCAAGGCGGCCGTGGCCGCGCTACCCGCCGCCAAGAGCCTCACCGTCCGCACCGGCGCCGAGGAGCGGGACGCCCGGATCGCCGACCTCGGCAGCGAGGTCGCCGTGATCACCTCGGCGCTGCTCGTCTTCGCGATCATCGCGACGTTCGTGGCGATGCTGGTCATCGCCAACACCTTCGCCATCCTCGTCGCGCAGCGCACCCGCCGGCTCGCGCTGCTGCGCTGCATCGGCGGCGAGCGCCGGCAGGTGCGCGGGTCGGTCGTCGTGGAGGCGGTGCTCGTCGGCGTCGTCGGCTCGCTCGTCGGTGTGGGGCTCGGCCTGGCGCTCGCCGCCGGCGCGGTCCGCCTGAGCGCGGGAACGCCCCTCGACCTGGGCGGCCTGACCGCGGCCCCCGCCACCGTGCTGGTCCCGCCGGTCGTCGGCGTGCTGGTGACGGTGGTCGCGGCGCTCGCGCCGGCCCGCGCGGCGACCCGGGTGACCCCGCTCGCGGCGCTGCGGCCGCAGCCGGCCTCCCGGGGGCGCCGGGTCGCCCGCACCCGCCTGGTCCTGGGGGCCCTCGGGGCGGTGGCCGGGACCGTGCTGCTCGTCCTCGGCGCCCGGGCCCACTCGATGGCCCTCGGCGTGCCCGGCGGCCTGGTGTCCTTCGTCGGGATCATGCTGCTCGCGCCGGTGGTGGTGCCGGCCCTGGCGGCGCTCGTGGGCGGCCTACCCGCTCGTCTCTGGGGAGTGCCCGGCGCGCTCGCGGTCGACAACTCCCGGCGCAACCCGGCCCGCGCGGCCGCCACCGCCTCCGCCCTGCTCGTCGGCGTCACCCTGATCACCACGACCACCGTCGCCGCCGCGTCGGCCACCCGGTCCGGCAACGAGGCGCTGGACCGCCGCTACCCGGTCGACGCGACGGTGCAGGCGGCCAAGGGACTCACCACCGCCGACCTGGCCACCGTCCGGCGCAGCCGCGTGGTCGAGCAGGCCGCCCTGGTCACGAGGCTGCACCCCACCCTGTCGATCGCCGGCCGCGACCCGCAGGCCGAGGACGTCACCGGCATCACCCCCGAGGCCGTGCAGGTCTCCCGCCGCGCCCCGAGCCTGGCGGGGCTCGACGACGGGACCGTCCTGCTCACCCCGCAGACGGGCGCCCGCACCGGCGACCGGGTGCGGCTCACCCAGGGCGGCCGCACGCTCGAGCTGCGTGCCCACGTCAGCGACGAGCACCCCTCGACCCCCGTCGTCACCGGCGCCACCGCCCGGCGCCTGGACCCCGCCGCCCCCGCTGTCGCCTGGGTCCGGCTCGTCCCCACCTCGGACGCCGCCGCCACCGCCGAGCGGCTCGCCACCGACACCGCGCAGATCCCGGGCAGCCAGACCGCCTCGGTCGCCGGCCAGCGCGCCGAGCTGCAGCGGGTCATGGACACCACGCTGACGGTGGTGACCGGGCTGCTGGCCTTCTCGGTGCTCATCGCCCTCGTCGGCATCGGCAACACCCTCGGGCTGTCCGTCCTGGAGCGCACCCAGGAGTCCGGCCTGCTGCGTGCCCTCGGGCTCGAGCGACGCCAGCTGCGCGCCATGCTCGGCCTGGAGGCGCTCACCCTCGCGGGCGTCGGCACCCTCGTCGGGCTGGCCCTCGGGGTGGGCTACGGGGTGGCCGCGGCCCACGCCGCGCTCGGCGGCGACCTGACCGTGGCGATCGACGTCCCCTGGGCCCGCCTCGCCCTGGTCGCCGGGGTCGCCCTGGCCGCAGGATGGGCCGCGTCCGTCATACCGGCTCACCGGGCCGCCCGGGTGAGTCCCTCGGCAGCCCTCGCGGCCGACTGA
- a CDS encoding ABC transporter ATP-binding protein, which yields MSLAPAAAPSTRSATRAPAVRVRELTKTYGEGDTRVVALDRVDVDLAAGELTAIMGPSGSGKSTLMHCAAGLDDVTSGQVWLGDTDLTTLDDTRLTRLRRERIGFVFQAFNLLPTLTAEANVLLPLRLAGRRPDQDWLDHVVQVLGLRDRLRHRPSELSGGQQQRVAVARALVTRPDVIFADEPTGALDSVTGHELLDLLRRSVRELGQTVVMVTHDPSAATYADRVLLLADGRLAGELREPTADDVLGALRGLGA from the coding sequence ATGAGCCTCGCACCCGCCGCAGCCCCCTCGACCAGGTCCGCCACCCGCGCCCCCGCGGTGCGGGTGCGGGAGCTGACCAAGACCTACGGCGAGGGGGACACCCGCGTCGTCGCGCTGGACCGGGTGGACGTGGACCTGGCCGCCGGCGAGCTCACCGCGATCATGGGGCCGTCGGGCTCGGGCAAGTCGACGCTGATGCACTGCGCGGCCGGGCTGGACGACGTCACGAGCGGCCAGGTGTGGCTGGGTGACACGGACCTGACCACGCTGGACGACACCCGGCTGACCCGGCTGCGGCGCGAGCGGATCGGGTTCGTCTTCCAGGCCTTCAACCTGCTGCCGACGCTCACCGCGGAGGCCAACGTCCTGCTCCCGCTGCGCCTGGCGGGCCGCCGCCCCGACCAGGACTGGCTGGACCACGTCGTGCAGGTGCTCGGGCTGCGGGATCGTCTGCGGCACCGGCCGAGCGAGCTGTCGGGCGGCCAGCAGCAGCGGGTGGCCGTCGCCCGAGCGCTGGTGACCCGACCCGACGTGATCTTCGCCGACGAGCCGACCGGTGCCCTGGACAGCGTCACCGGCCACGAGCTGCTCGACCTGCTGCGCCGCAGCGTCCGCGAGCTCGGCCAGACCGTCGTGATGGTCACCCACGACCCCAGCGCCGCGACCTACGCCGACCGGGTCCTCCTGCTCGCCGACGGTCGCCTGGCCGGCGAGCTGCGCGAGCCCACCGCCGACGACGTCCTCGGCGCACTGCGCGGACTGGGGGCCTGA
- a CDS encoding response regulator yields MTDDTIRLLLADDQELVRMGFRMVLDAQPDMTVVGEVGDGAAAVARVAGPTTAGASASGMDDVDVVLMDIRMPRMDGVEATRRIVASGAAARVLVLTTFDLDEYVHAALKAGASGFLLKDAGPAELLAAIRAVHHGDSVVAPSATRRLLERFLPDLPDEGASAPAGAEERLAPLTEREREVLVAVGQGLTNQEIAAELYLAQATVKTHIGRILAKLHLRDRVQMVVLAYDTGLVRPRA; encoded by the coding sequence ATGACCGACGACACGATCCGGCTGCTGCTCGCCGACGACCAGGAGCTGGTCCGGATGGGCTTCCGCATGGTGCTCGACGCCCAGCCGGACATGACCGTGGTGGGGGAGGTGGGCGACGGGGCGGCCGCGGTGGCGCGCGTCGCCGGGCCCACGACCGCGGGCGCGTCAGCCTCGGGGATGGACGACGTCGACGTGGTGCTCATGGACATCCGGATGCCCCGCATGGACGGCGTCGAGGCGACCCGCCGCATCGTGGCGTCCGGCGCCGCGGCGCGGGTGCTCGTGCTCACGACCTTCGACCTGGACGAGTACGTCCATGCCGCCCTCAAGGCCGGGGCGAGCGGCTTCCTGCTCAAGGACGCGGGGCCGGCGGAGCTGCTGGCTGCCATCCGCGCGGTGCACCACGGGGACTCCGTGGTCGCCCCCAGCGCGACCCGCCGGCTGCTGGAGCGCTTCCTGCCCGACCTGCCCGACGAGGGTGCCTCGGCCCCCGCCGGCGCCGAGGAGCGACTGGCCCCGCTGACCGAGCGCGAGCGGGAGGTGCTCGTCGCCGTCGGCCAGGGCCTGACCAACCAGGAGATCGCGGCCGAGCTCTACCTCGCCCAGGCCACCGTCAAGACCCACATCGGTCGGATCCTGGCCAAGCTGCACCTGCGCGACCGGGTGCAGATGGTCGTGCTCGCGTACGACACCGGCCTGGTCCGCCCCCGCGCCTGA
- a CDS encoding sensor histidine kinase: protein MTRLHRLRAWIAAHPMLVDGVWALLGVAPLAASSGGVPDSRLGSAWAAMAWLVGFFVLPLVWRRTRPDAAIAVVAVGCLTQLWLWDTVLPVDLSALLMLYAVGAYGRREWRHWWLGAALVGAVLGSWDWSLRDGHGVGNPVVYGITNWVFSAALSVAFYVPGVLARQRRDLLASLQDRARSLERERDSSMRLAAQEERARIAREMHDIVAHSLSVIVVQSDGAGYAVQHGDPDAAREVAARTLATIGDTARTALAETRRLVGVLRESGEEVSYAPQATLDQVDELVAKVNEAGMPATLTVVGDPAGHAPLGATEGMAVYRVVQEALTNAMKHAGAGACVTVEIRHLPGRVELAVRDTGSGPGPGPGEGPGSRDGHGNGLVGMRERMAAVGGELVARERLGGGFEVLASLPLGAATAALGQGDS from the coding sequence GTGACCCGACTGCACCGCCTGCGCGCCTGGATCGCCGCCCACCCGATGCTGGTGGACGGCGTCTGGGCCCTCCTGGGCGTCGCGCCACTCGCCGCCTCCTCCGGGGGCGTGCCCGACAGCCGCCTCGGGTCCGCGTGGGCCGCGATGGCTTGGCTGGTGGGCTTCTTCGTGCTGCCGCTGGTGTGGCGGCGCACCCGACCGGACGCCGCCATCGCCGTGGTCGCCGTCGGGTGCCTGACCCAGCTGTGGCTGTGGGACACCGTGCTGCCCGTCGACCTCAGCGCGTTGCTGATGCTCTATGCCGTGGGGGCCTACGGCCGGCGCGAGTGGCGGCACTGGTGGCTCGGCGCCGCGCTGGTGGGAGCGGTGCTCGGGTCCTGGGACTGGTCGCTGCGGGACGGGCACGGGGTCGGCAACCCGGTGGTCTACGGGATCACCAACTGGGTGTTCAGCGCCGCCCTGTCGGTGGCGTTCTACGTCCCCGGGGTGCTCGCCCGCCAGCGTCGGGACCTGCTGGCCTCCCTGCAGGACCGCGCCCGGTCCCTGGAGCGCGAGCGCGACTCCTCGATGCGGCTGGCCGCGCAGGAGGAGCGGGCCCGGATCGCCCGCGAGATGCACGACATCGTCGCCCACTCCCTGTCGGTGATCGTGGTGCAGTCCGACGGCGCGGGGTATGCCGTCCAGCACGGCGACCCCGACGCCGCCCGCGAGGTCGCCGCCCGGACCCTCGCCACCATCGGCGACACCGCCCGCACCGCCCTCGCCGAGACCCGCCGCCTCGTCGGGGTGCTGCGCGAGTCCGGCGAGGAGGTGTCCTATGCCCCGCAGGCCACGCTCGACCAGGTCGACGAGCTGGTCGCCAAGGTCAACGAGGCGGGGATGCCGGCGACCCTGACCGTGGTGGGCGACCCCGCCGGGCACGCGCCGCTCGGGGCCACCGAGGGCATGGCGGTCTATCGCGTGGTGCAGGAGGCGCTGACCAACGCCATGAAGCACGCCGGCGCCGGCGCCTGCGTGACGGTCGAGATCCGGCACCTGCCCGGGCGCGTCGAGCTCGCCGTGCGGGACACCGGGAGCGGGCCTGGCCCAGGCCCGGGGGAGGGCCCCGGATCCCGGGACGGGCACGGCAACGGGCTCGTCGGGATGCGCGAACGGATGGCGGCCGTGGGCGGCGAGCTGGTCGCCCGCGAGCGACTGGGTGGGGGCTTCGAGGTGCTTGCTAGCCTGCCGCTGGGTGCCGCGACCGCCGCCCTGGGACAGGGAGACTCATGA
- the hutI gene encoding imidazolonepropionase — protein MTSLLVTDIGELVTADPTLGDESPLGLLHDAAVLVDDLPAPGVSAYRMLEGEAVPQRGSVAWVGPAASAPAADRVISVQGRCVVPGFVDSHAHLVFAGDRGAEFAARMTGEPYDGGGIAVSVAASRAATDEDLQDLLLYRLAEMRAQGTTTVEVKSGYGLSVADEARMLRLAVEAGVEETTFLGAHVVPADFRDRRAEYVELVTGPMLEACAPHAAWGDVFCEPASAHAFDGDEARTVLLACREAGLELRVHGNQLSAGPGVQLACELQAASVDHCTHLAPADVDALVSCAATTVATLLPGVEFSTRSPYPDARALLDAGVSVALATDCNPGTCYSSSIPFVVALAVREMGMTPAEALLAVTRGGAAALRRSDVGHLGIGARPDLTLLDAPSYVHLSYRAGVPIATALDLS, from the coding sequence GTGACCTCGCTGCTGGTCACCGACATCGGCGAGCTCGTCACCGCCGACCCGACCCTCGGCGACGAGTCACCCCTCGGGCTGCTGCACGACGCGGCCGTCCTCGTCGACGACCTGCCGGCCCCGGGGGTCTCGGCCTACCGCATGCTCGAGGGCGAGGCGGTCCCGCAGCGCGGCTCGGTCGCCTGGGTCGGGCCCGCGGCGTCCGCACCCGCCGCCGACCGGGTGATCTCGGTCCAGGGGCGGTGCGTGGTGCCCGGGTTCGTCGACTCGCACGCCCACCTCGTCTTCGCCGGGGACCGCGGGGCCGAGTTCGCCGCCCGGATGACCGGCGAGCCCTACGACGGCGGCGGCATCGCCGTGTCCGTCGCGGCCTCGCGCGCCGCCACCGACGAGGACCTGCAGGACCTGCTGCTCTATCGCCTCGCCGAGATGCGCGCCCAGGGCACCACCACCGTCGAGGTGAAGTCCGGCTACGGCCTGTCCGTCGCGGACGAGGCCCGGATGCTGCGGCTCGCCGTCGAGGCCGGCGTGGAGGAGACGACCTTCCTCGGGGCGCACGTGGTCCCCGCGGACTTCCGCGACCGACGGGCGGAGTACGTCGAGCTCGTCACCGGGCCGATGCTCGAGGCCTGCGCGCCGCACGCCGCCTGGGGCGACGTCTTCTGCGAGCCCGCGTCGGCGCACGCCTTCGACGGGGACGAGGCGCGCACCGTCCTGCTCGCCTGCCGCGAGGCCGGGCTCGAGCTGCGGGTCCACGGCAACCAGCTCTCCGCCGGACCCGGCGTGCAGCTCGCCTGCGAGCTCCAGGCCGCGTCCGTCGACCACTGCACCCACCTGGCCCCCGCCGACGTGGACGCGCTGGTCTCGTGCGCCGCGACCACCGTGGCCACCCTGCTGCCGGGCGTGGAGTTCTCCACCCGCTCGCCCTATCCCGACGCCCGCGCCCTCCTGGACGCCGGCGTCTCGGTGGCGCTCGCGACCGACTGCAACCCGGGCACGTGCTACTCCTCGTCCATCCCCTTCGTGGTCGCGCTGGCCGTGCGGGAGATGGGGATGACCCCGGCCGAGGCGCTGCTCGCGGTCACCCGGGGCGGGGCCGCGGCGCTGCGGCGCTCCGACGTGGGGCACCTGGGGATCGGCGCGCGACCGGACCTGACGCTGCTGGACGCGCCGTCATACGTCCACCTGTCCTATCGCGCGGGCGTCCCGATCGCCACCGCCCTCGACCTCTCCTGA